Proteins from one Natrinema salinisoli genomic window:
- a CDS encoding RNA methyltransferase, with protein sequence MSDDTSDTDAGRTVPAVAVVDAQSPGNVGTIARAMKNFGFEELLLVDPPDLDPDGEAYGFAGHAREDVLPNAEEISFDHLVETYHTIGCTAVTNEDDRSHMRFPYSTPAELADRLPTVEAPTALVFGRERVGLTNEELARIDEICSIPANADYPVLNLGQAATITLYELRSLALEETQLPDLERVRAPEPTIDRLYDQWAALLEEINHPEEKRDKTMRMLRRVYGRADLTEREANTLLGLLRRATERPAEN encoded by the coding sequence ATGAGCGACGATACGTCCGATACGGATGCGGGTCGGACCGTCCCGGCCGTCGCCGTCGTCGACGCTCAATCACCCGGCAACGTCGGCACCATCGCTCGAGCGATGAAGAACTTCGGCTTCGAGGAGCTCCTGCTCGTCGATCCGCCAGACCTCGACCCCGATGGCGAAGCGTACGGCTTCGCGGGACACGCTCGAGAGGACGTGCTCCCGAACGCCGAGGAGATCAGTTTCGATCACCTCGTCGAGACCTATCACACGATCGGGTGTACGGCAGTGACCAACGAGGACGACCGGAGTCACATGCGGTTCCCCTATTCGACGCCCGCCGAGTTGGCCGACCGATTGCCCACCGTCGAGGCACCGACCGCCCTCGTCTTCGGTCGCGAACGCGTCGGCCTGACGAACGAGGAACTCGCCCGGATCGACGAAATCTGCTCGATCCCGGCGAACGCCGACTACCCCGTGCTCAATCTCGGGCAGGCCGCCACGATCACGCTCTACGAACTCCGGTCGCTCGCCCTCGAGGAGACGCAGCTCCCCGACCTCGAGCGCGTCCGGGCCCCCGAGCCGACTATCGACCGGCTCTACGACCAGTGGGCGGCACTACTCGAGGAGATCAATCACCCCGAGGAGAAACGCGACAAGACGATGCGGATGCTCCGACGGGTGTACGGACGGGCCGACCTCACGGAACGGGAGGCGAACACGCTGCTCGGTCTCCTTCGACGAGCAACGGAGCGGCCTGCCGAAAACTGA
- a CDS encoding 6-hydroxymethylpterin diphosphokinase MptE-like protein, with protein sequence MEFDEWEPVYDAILRDFGYDRAGDERGRDLLAARLEESFDPTELPIDPDTTVAIAGAGPSLETEANLERAREADVVVAASTAVDTLASHGIDADCMVTDLDKNPETVERLTADDVPVAVHGHGDNLEAIRDVVPNCDDAYVLPTTQAAPRGPVRNFGGFTDGDRAAFLADHLGAGRLTFVGWDFDDPGVDTPKARKLEWAERLLAWLESRRTERFAVLDGRRDAIDTGVLPIE encoded by the coding sequence ATGGAGTTCGACGAGTGGGAGCCGGTTTACGACGCGATCCTTCGAGATTTCGGCTACGACCGAGCCGGCGACGAGCGGGGACGTGATCTCCTCGCAGCCCGCCTCGAGGAGTCGTTCGACCCGACCGAACTGCCGATCGACCCCGACACGACCGTCGCCATCGCCGGTGCCGGTCCGTCCCTCGAGACCGAAGCGAACCTCGAGCGGGCTCGCGAGGCCGACGTGGTCGTCGCCGCGTCGACAGCCGTGGATACCCTCGCGAGCCACGGTATCGACGCCGACTGCATGGTGACCGACCTCGACAAGAACCCGGAGACGGTCGAACGACTCACGGCGGACGACGTTCCGGTCGCGGTTCACGGCCACGGGGACAATCTCGAGGCGATACGCGACGTCGTCCCGAACTGTGACGATGCGTACGTGCTCCCGACGACGCAGGCCGCACCGCGCGGACCGGTTCGGAACTTCGGCGGGTTTACCGACGGAGATCGGGCGGCGTTCCTCGCCGATCATCTCGGGGCCGGCCGACTGACCTTCGTCGGCTGGGATTTCGACGATCCCGGGGTCGATACGCCGAAAGCGCGCAAACTCGAGTGGGCCGAGCGCCTCCTCGCCTGGCTCGAGTCGCGCCGGACCGAACGGTTCGCGGTACTCGACGGACGACGTGACGCGATCGACACCGGTGTCCTCCCGATCGAGTAG
- a CDS encoding Cdc6/Cdc18 family protein, producing MSANDDRDPLFRYDDPVFADERLLEITHLPGPDRIVGRDEQMQRVADALNPAIFGSEPNHLFIFGKTGTGKSLISRSVTQRVITEAEHDDITVRYAFIDCGEQNTEASIVKTIAQIVNEPDASGVTVPDRGLGTGDYYKRLWQAIDHCTDVTIVILDEIDMLEDDEVLRKLSRAGENRRISDSSIGIIGISNKIDFPDHLSERVKSSLSRDELVFSPYDANQLVEILEKRRDAFHDGVLSDDVIPLTAALAAQEHGDARKAIDILRNAGRIAKKRNETRVTADHVRDAKEKTEADRFNELIEGSPQQAKAILYSLTLLTENSSEKEFPTKIIYNQYKEVARRLDFDVLSERRVQEILQEQNFLNVIQSEREGRGRGRGAHAKHRLLENPSIVKKVLLRDSRLAVLEDEE from the coding sequence ATGTCCGCCAACGACGATCGAGACCCGCTCTTTCGGTACGACGATCCGGTCTTCGCCGACGAGCGCCTGCTCGAGATCACGCACCTGCCCGGCCCGGATCGGATCGTCGGTCGCGACGAGCAGATGCAACGGGTTGCGGACGCCCTGAACCCGGCGATCTTCGGGAGCGAACCCAACCATCTGTTCATCTTCGGCAAGACCGGCACTGGCAAATCGCTCATTTCGCGGTCGGTCACCCAGCGAGTGATCACCGAGGCCGAACACGACGACATCACGGTCCGGTACGCGTTCATCGACTGCGGCGAGCAAAATACGGAGGCGTCCATCGTCAAGACGATCGCCCAGATCGTCAACGAACCGGACGCGAGCGGCGTCACCGTTCCCGACCGCGGCCTCGGCACCGGCGACTACTACAAGCGCCTCTGGCAGGCCATCGATCACTGTACCGACGTTACCATCGTCATCCTCGACGAGATCGACATGCTCGAGGACGACGAGGTCCTCCGAAAGCTCTCTCGAGCAGGCGAGAACCGACGCATCTCCGACTCGAGTATCGGCATCATCGGCATCTCGAACAAGATCGACTTCCCGGATCACCTCTCCGAACGCGTCAAGTCGAGCCTCTCGCGGGACGAACTGGTCTTCTCGCCCTACGACGCCAACCAGCTCGTCGAGATCCTCGAGAAACGCCGCGACGCGTTTCACGACGGCGTCCTCTCCGACGACGTCATTCCCCTGACGGCCGCCCTCGCGGCGCAGGAACACGGCGACGCCCGCAAGGCCATCGACATCCTCCGGAACGCGGGTCGCATCGCGAAGAAGCGAAACGAAACGCGAGTCACCGCGGATCACGTCCGCGACGCCAAGGAGAAGACCGAGGCCGACCGCTTCAACGAGTTGATCGAGGGCTCTCCCCAGCAGGCGAAAGCGATCCTCTACTCGCTCACCCTGCTGACCGAAAACAGTTCGGAGAAGGAGTTCCCGACGAAGATCATCTACAACCAGTACAAGGAGGTTGCCCGGCGGCTCGACTTCGACGTCCTCTCCGAGCGCCGCGTGCAGGAAATACTTCAGGAACAGAACTTCCTCAACGTCATCCAGTCCGAGCGCGAAGGCCGCGGCCGCGGTCGCGGCGCACACGCCAAACACCGCCTCCTCGAGAACCCCTCGATCGTCAAGAAGGTGCTCCTGCGGGACTCGCGACTGGCCGTGCTCGAGGACGAGGAGTAA
- a CDS encoding HTH domain-containing protein — MTQTRETESVDLTTVCHVRAPLLLEPIDEQIETLQACESEGAIDDLLIRSWPKEVALSEESPHQEVFTNYETLTQWADERGVTVRPPFRERSTTSQVTGKTRDLLVTPLLCLELYADDELLGVFPHSDETTDETYTTDEAIATLRTGELPTPLGSREPAAEEFESTTSTNCPDCGGTLIDGQGLFGCSDCGWVGTVTQSGRRESRSNQHARDSESPVVETR, encoded by the coding sequence ATGACTCAGACCAGAGAGACGGAATCAGTGGATCTCACTACGGTGTGTCACGTGCGTGCGCCGCTGTTGCTCGAGCCGATCGACGAACAGATCGAGACGCTCCAGGCCTGCGAATCGGAGGGCGCGATCGACGACCTGCTGATCCGGAGCTGGCCCAAGGAAGTCGCACTGTCGGAGGAAAGTCCCCATCAGGAAGTCTTCACGAACTACGAGACGCTCACACAGTGGGCCGACGAGCGCGGCGTGACGGTCCGGCCGCCGTTCAGGGAGCGCTCGACGACCTCTCAGGTGACTGGGAAGACGCGAGACCTCCTCGTGACGCCGCTGCTCTGTCTTGAACTCTACGCCGACGACGAGTTGCTCGGCGTGTTCCCCCACTCCGACGAGACGACCGACGAGACGTACACCACCGACGAAGCGATCGCCACGCTCCGAACCGGCGAACTTCCGACGCCGCTCGGCTCGAGGGAGCCTGCAGCGGAGGAATTCGAGTCGACGACGTCGACGAACTGCCCCGACTGCGGCGGTACGCTGATCGACGGGCAAGGGCTGTTCGGCTGTAGCGATTGCGGGTGGGTCGGGACCGTCACCCAGTCCGGCCGACGCGAGTCGCGGTCGAATCAGCACGCACGGGACAGCGAGTCACCGGTCGTCGAAACGCGATAA
- the folP gene encoding dihydropteroate synthase produces the protein MNTVDAAGLGIGDDHPPRIMGVLNVSEESPYDPSVFDDPGEAARYVDEDLIGEGADIVDIGLESANKRFDVLSAEEELERLHVALETIESVSGDAIFSIETRYADVADEALSQGFDMVNDICGFADPEMPAVCEDHDVAVAKMASPPDIERPGAVEETDWAARKSPEWASQADYVDQVYEALKQNGLTDKTIIDPAFGGWSEAQTVADDRETFRRLREFRALDRPMLVSINRKNFLGEIADRETEERLPVSLAATSMAVERGAHVIRTHDVAETRDAALIGKAFTERSSATAEGVTVSQLDVRSTREFRAQLRERGIDPAFADDWQTQLLEVEGLDADASERLISIATEHGVDVQRASDVRLILMGSTGSVSDVSGRLSEENGRLGRLGEKLSTLLR, from the coding sequence ATGAACACCGTCGATGCCGCCGGACTGGGAATCGGGGACGACCACCCGCCTCGAATCATGGGCGTGTTGAACGTTAGCGAAGAGTCCCCCTACGACCCGAGCGTCTTCGACGACCCCGGCGAGGCGGCCCGCTACGTCGACGAGGACCTGATCGGTGAGGGCGCCGATATCGTGGACATCGGCCTCGAGTCGGCGAACAAGCGCTTCGACGTGCTCTCGGCCGAGGAGGAACTCGAGCGGCTTCACGTCGCGCTCGAAACCATCGAGAGCGTCTCCGGAGACGCGATCTTCTCGATCGAGACGCGCTACGCGGACGTGGCCGACGAGGCGCTTTCGCAGGGGTTCGACATGGTCAACGACATCTGCGGGTTCGCCGATCCGGAGATGCCCGCGGTCTGTGAGGACCACGATGTCGCGGTCGCGAAGATGGCGAGTCCGCCGGATATCGAACGGCCGGGTGCGGTCGAGGAGACGGACTGGGCGGCGCGGAAGTCACCGGAGTGGGCGTCGCAGGCAGACTACGTCGATCAGGTCTACGAGGCACTGAAACAGAACGGGCTGACGGACAAGACGATTATCGACCCCGCGTTCGGCGGGTGGAGCGAGGCGCAAACGGTCGCGGACGACCGCGAGACCTTCCGCCGACTTCGGGAGTTCCGGGCCCTCGATCGGCCGATGCTGGTTTCGATCAACCGGAAGAACTTCCTCGGGGAGATCGCGGACCGCGAGACCGAGGAGCGACTCCCGGTCAGCCTCGCGGCGACCTCGATGGCCGTCGAGCGCGGCGCACACGTGATCCGAACACACGACGTTGCCGAAACCAGGGACGCAGCACTGATCGGAAAGGCCTTCACCGAGCGGTCGAGCGCTACCGCCGAGGGAGTCACGGTTTCGCAACTGGACGTTCGCTCGACTCGCGAGTTTCGGGCCCAGCTCAGAGAGCGTGGGATCGATCCCGCGTTCGCCGACGACTGGCAGACCCAACTCCTCGAGGTCGAGGGTCTCGACGCCGACGCCAGCGAGCGATTGATTTCGATCGCGACCGAGCACGGCGTGGACGTCCAACGCGCGTCTGACGTGCGACTTATTCTCATGGGATCGACGGGATCCGTTTCCGATGTATCAGGACGCCTGAGTGAAGAAAACGGACGTCTCGGTCGTCTCGGGGAGAAGCTGTCAACACTGCTGCGTTAA